A region of the Labeo rohita strain BAU-BD-2019 chromosome 5, IGBB_LRoh.1.0, whole genome shotgun sequence genome:
gagaccaacagggtccattacagtttccattaaaacaaatacaactcccactataaccagtaaaaccattacaaattttgtgatggtgtctattgtttttttcagcaaggttACCTCTCAGGGGCGgccaaaattacaatttaatattagTCATATCAATAGAAATGCAGATTCATATAATAATATCAACAAATATATCTTAATAACACATGAGGCTGTTTCTACCCTCAAACCGCACCTTTGCATAATGACTGCATCATACAGCAAAAGATTTTTGTCGACTCGCATTTTCCACTGGTGTAAGGTTATTTGCAAGGTTAGGTTTAGATTTAACAAGGGCAGTGAATACATGATATTTACAGAACAATATTCAAGGCTAACGGTTATGAAAACAAcctaaaaagtcataatttatatttctgtaattgtattgtttttcaagatttttcatTGAaacttttagtttatttattcattttgttgttgttgttttcagatAAAATTTAGCACCAATTTTGAGCAGTGTTTTTGCAGCCTTGAAGGACACTGCAAGAATGGGACGCCACACAATGGGCTGTTCCAAATGTGCAACTTAATGGCCTTTTTATGGCTTAACCCCTTACTTATGCATGAAATGGCCTTTCACAAGACCGTTGTGAGATGGTTTTCTTCTAAGAAGAAATTCAACAGTCTATGATCATGTGACCCAGGGTGGCGAGTCCTTCATTTTAAAGCTAGAAGGAGGAAGAGTTGGAGTTGTTTTGTTGTAATGTATTACACACATTTTTGTAATGcatgaaaaatatttgatgTAGTTTACATACGTTTCATGggcaataaatgtttaatactgCATGAGTTGTAGTATGTCTTACAGTTCAAAGGGATTATAGTTGTCTAAAGCTACTTGAACATTTGAATGTTTCTAGGAATGTATGAAAGTTGTGATTGCTTGTGTTAATTAACTAgtgagtttattttattgttctgGTTAGTGATCAACTTTACACAACTGGCAGTAGTTGTAATTAAGGTTGTGGCAAGGAGAATCTAGTTGCAGGGCAGCACTAAAAGCCTTATGAGGGGTCACaaccaaaaccaccactgctacTGAAGACGTTGTGGCCTTTAGTCTATGTCTGTTGACTTAAATTCCATGTGTATACTAATGCTGACAAAGGTAGTAGATCtaagcttttaaaataaatctttcatgTTGGCTGTCAACTTGGTGTCTTGCAACAAAGGTCatgaaataaatttgaatttgctAAATGATGTACTGATGTCTTATACAGTAATTGGTTGTAAAATTGTGCCCTTCTGCTCTTACAGGTCCAGCATGCCAGCAAGCAAATTAAAGTAGACAAACAATACAAAGGTATTATTGACTGTGTAGTGCGTATTCCCAAGGAGCAGGGCTTCCTGTCCTTCTGGAGAGGCAACTTGACCAACGTCATTAGGTACTTCCTAACACAAGCTCTCAACTTCGCCTTTAAGGATAAGTATAAGAAGATTTTCCTGGATGGCGTTGACAAGCGCACCCAGTTTTGGAGGTACTTTGCTGGTAACCTCGCCTCCGGTGGTGCCGCCGGAGCCACGTCTCTGTGCGTCGTTTACCCCCTTGACTTTGCCAGAACCCGTCTGGCGGCTGATGTGGGAAAAGGCGTTGCAGAGAGAGAATTCACAGGCCTTGGAAACTGTTTAGTAAAGATCTTCAGGTCTGATGGTCTGAGGGGCTTGTATCAGGGCTTCAACGTGTCTGTGCAAGGCATCATCATCTACAGGGCGGCGTACTTTGGCATCTACGACACCGCAAAAGGTAGGAGTTAGACATGAGGCAGATTGCCCCTTTATTGTGACTGCCAGGGCCATGGCTAGAATCTGCTATCATCAGGAGCTGAACAAGGGTTGCATGATAATTGTTACACGgaaaatcacaattattttgctcaaattatcataaatattttcatttgagtaatataacttaaaggggtcatcggatgcccattttccacaagttaaaatgattctttagggtcttaataaaaagtctataatatactttggttaaaaattctcaatggttgtgtaaaacaacaccctttttaccttgtcaaaatcaactctacaaaaatcatctcattctggtcgaggctgctttaaatgcaaatgagctctgctcgccccgccccctctcttctctctgtggagtgacgagcctgtttactttagccgcatttagctgcataattgaataattttgatcacAAAAGGAAAACACTGTGTGACAATAACAATTGATCAGAACTGCTATagtttaacacttcatcacACCACATGTGTTTGGGACACTTCACTTTCATAACACCTTGAGAATGTAGCTCTCAAAATAGTTTGTTAAGCTACTAATCATAAATCATTAACCCTTACTGTGCAGTTGCATTTACTTTGGTTTTTCATTGAAAAATCTTTGTTGTACAGGCATGCTGCCCGACCCAAAGAACACTCATATGGTCAGCTGGATGATTGCTCAGACAGTCACTGTCGTCGCTGGTTTCATATCGTATCCCTTCGACACTGTACGCCGTCGTATGATGATGCAGTCTGGATGTAAAAGAGGTAATATCCAACCCCTCTTTCCTCCCATGCTCCCTACAAAATTCATACGCCTTTGGATGTTTGGTTGTGTTTAGTCTTAATATGATGTTAAAGGAAAAATTTggccaaaaatgcaaatttgctaaaaattagatttgtagaaatgtgccacctctgcagtgaatgggtgccgtcagaataagagccAATAGACCACAATAAGAGATAATAAGAGACAATAATCCACAattaatccacaccactccagtccatcagttaacatcttgagaagacaaaagttgaaacaaatccatcaagacatttttaacttcaaaccatcgCTTTTTGCTAAAATACGAGTCCTCGAtccataatattgtttttccatcttttcatctcgtctgaatcagtagggaaatctgcacagatcaagcaccatttaccagtgaaaacagtccaaaatagCTCCAAACAAATATGTGGTAGGATTTTGATGGACTTTTTATTGGAGGAATCGTTATTATGATTTATGGACTCATATTATGGCCAgaagtgacattttaaagttaaaatgtcttaataatagaccttttcttacaaacatgcatcttttgtcttttcaagatgttaactgatggacttgagtggtgtggattacttgtgatgttttgatcagctgtttggactctcattctgacggcacccattcactgcagaagatccactggtgagcaagtgacggaatgctatatttctccaaatctgatgaagaaataaaactCATCTTCGtatttttttgacaatttttcatttttggatgacaGATTgctttaagtgtttattttttttgtttgtttgtttgttttaggcGACATAATGTACAGCGGCACCGTTGACTGCTGGAGGAAGATTACACGTGATGAGGGTGGCAAGGCCTTCTTCAAGGGTGCCTGGTCCAACGTGCTCAGAAGCATGGGTGGAGCCTTCGTCCTGGTTCTGTACGACGAGTTCCAGAAAATCACTTGAACACTTTATAGATTTCACTGTGTGAAGAAAAAACTGTGTAGTGTATGTGTGGCTTTACTTGTGTGGGTAGTGTTGCATATAAGTTATAATAAAGATAATATATGCACTTTtcccctttttcttttctaaaatgtttcgTCTCTTCCCTGACTTATCACTGGTACTGGATTACTGTAAACCTCAGTGTGATTGGCTGGATTTagtctttattatatttagaataCAAAAGGCTAAGATGcatttatactgtaatgtttttatcagttttacttCCAAACCTGAGCTAAACTTGAACTGAACCAAATTTTGCTTCATACACAAATCTTTGATTTCTGTCAATACATTTTTCCCATAATTGTATTGGGGTGATTTGTTCTATAAGAACAGTCCAATAtatgatcattattattattattaccacaATAACTGGAAACTGTTTTCCACAGTGTGTTACGTTTTATTACTGGTTGTCGCTGTCATTGCTGTGTACACTGAGCTGTTATTTGGACACACAAAAGTGTTCATACTGGTTATGTTCTATTTACAGTTCTGTTTATTATGTGATtgctctttgttttttgttttttgtcgaAAGGAAGAAAAtccataatttaattacaaatgtaactgtaatctgttacagcTGTAACTGTacatgtgtaattaaattacagttacttatgaaaatgttaatgataacCAAGGGAGGTTACAtctaaatattttcacacacatacagatttgattgatttctttccaaaattgcactgactgctctaaaatatgagacaccaatgtttcaagagtttaggacacagaataggacacatgcctGTTCGGTTTGTGTGTATGCTTTATTTGTTAAGATGAACTGTTTTTATCCAAGGTGtagttagatgccagtgtttcctgtcattgcTTTGCAAAGATTGGATTTCAGaaacagtatcatagctatgAAACCATATTGTGTTAGAacaatctcaaagtaaaaagaggtgcctaagtctgtttttgtggtggctgtgctttaaaatgaattagTCTTATTttaagtgatgaaggattttggtCAGTGTTGAGTACTGCTGTAGGgttaaccctgcctgctttatatgtttcaaaatgatcaacactttaaataatatagaaatttacatttagaaaagtaatcaaatgtaatcagttacattaataaagtaactTAAATAGTTACTCTGCttactacattttaaacagtgtaacttgtaatctgtaacttATCACATTTCCAAattaaccttcccaacactagCTGTGGTTTATTCATCGACTGGATCATCTGTCTAAAAGTGTATGGTGGTATGAATGTACTTTTCTGTGTCTTGAATAAGAATTTCCCATACAGTAACTGATTTTCAAATGACAAATCACTGTCAAAAATCACACCCAAATCTTTAGGAGATGGCCTATTTAAACCACTGATATATGTTTGCATTAGCCTACACCGGAAACCAATGTCATggtaatgttattattattttgatatgtATTATTCTGgtaatatgttattttaaggACCAGTTCTCagtagcatgcatattacttataaagcacacatTAATGCCTTATTGTGCATGACCATATTATAGATCTCAACCGTACCTCAtatctaaacttaacaactaccttactagcAAAATAGGagttattgaggcaaaagtcattaatagtaaatagtgataattggaccttaaaataaccATTATGGAATATAGTAATAAAaggaggttgcaaaaaaatattgaataaaaaggTACCATTAATTGTGGCCAACTTGTATTTAaggaaattgtatttaattgtatttgatttttgtaaacttttaaaataaatgatcaaaagGATTAACAATGTGGATTTGTTTTCACTGGTTTCTTtgttcatatttaccaaggTAACCGATAATTCTGACCACAACTGTACATTAAACCACAAATGAAcccaaagttcaaaagaacagtatggtgcattatatttattcatttttattttattttatttttgtttgaatactCATGCAACTGTCTGCTAAACATTAGGCAAATAAAATTGTGTGCCTAAATGTTTAATgctgattaaatattttatacaaagtAACTGAGCCAGTATCATTTAGTCTGGATCATTCTTAAGCAAGTAGATACTGAACATTTGCCAGCAGGACAACAAGGAGTATCAGGTCAGGTGTGACAATCCTGTCAGCACTGTTGTGCACTTCAAGTGATGTTTCTCCGCCATTACCTGATATTTAAGAGACAAAagtcaaattatttaataaatggtgCACTGATTTTTCCTTTTCCGTGtacaaatgatatataaatagtagtcaacatttgaagtggatcaaaaaagttcatcaaagttgtcctaagacaagaacggctattgttttaggttttaggacaactttgatgaaaggttttgatccacttcagatgttgactactatatatatagagagagagagagaataaacaAAAAGGGATTCCAGATTTTGGTCATTACTCACCTGAAGTCAGAGTCGACGACATCACATGTACCCAGAACACAGTGCGCTGCTGGGCTACAGTGGCCCTAATGATGACATGgacaaatattaatgtttaaataatttctctGGATTATTTGAGAGAAAAACTAATCTAAGATAATCTAAAATGAACAACGTTAGCATACAAATGACATCATTATGCACAAACTTGCATCTTTAGGACAGTCGTGTAATATCAGTTTGAGATGGTTTTGTTCACTCTTACATGAAGACGATGTTTTTTGCTGTAGCTGGTGGAATCCAGGTGTAGACGGTGGAGTTGTTTTTTATGTTGGTGTTGGCATGAGTGATGGCACCTTGCTGGTTTCCGGAACACTATGGGAACACAAGTGTAGGACCTTCAGGAACTATAATTACCAGATTTATGATGCCTGTGATTTACTTATAggtgtaccaaaaaaaaaatacatttttctgaaCATTTGGTTATGcaccaaaagtaaaataataataataataaataaaaaaataaaattaaataaaaaaagggaatggaaaaaaaaaaagactaaatgacTAGTGTAGTCCGTGAGGAGAATTCACTATGCATTGCCATTTTTCATAATCACTCTGCTTAGTGTTAACTGTAGTAACAAGGGGTGCAGACTAGCATTCCtaagttataaaatattagatatgATATCAACATTGCAGTACAATAGAAGTGTAATCGTAATCTTTACAGTCCATAGCCTTACCGCTAAGAACTTTGTGTCACTTGGAGGCATCTGCCAGGTTCCTATTGCTTTTGAGTCGGATCCAGAGCGAGCCTCAAGGAGCACGCCTCTATAGTCTGGACCTTTGATCACAActgacaaacaaatgaacaaacattaCAACCAGTCATACTTCTGATTTACATGCAGTTCAAATAGTCCCAGAATTTGGCCTGAATGtgacaaacaaaaaaccaaacaaaacaaataatcttgcataattttagtttaactttgtTTCCTAATAGATTTTTGGAGAACCCTTTTTTCCCTTGATTGAGGGGATTTTTTCATATTGCAACTTTTCTTTGGTATGTAAGATCTCTGTAAACTTTAGATTCAGACATGCAGATCTTGGAAAATCTTCATGCATGTAGAATTTCAAAAATTAATCGAAagattaatatttgaaattaagAATCAAAATGTTTCTTCTAAAACAGCAgtgctgtttgtttgctttatccAAACTGTCCCCTACCTTTGATGGGTGTTCCAGTCTGGAAAGTTGTGCTGTTTGGATGGATGGTGTATGGAGCAGGGTTTGGCTGGGGCTTTATCCCTGCGTGCCTCGGCATCATATCCACGCAAGCTGACGTTGGTGCCCCGTTTGGATAGGACAGAACAGATGTAAAAACTTGTAGAATGACAATCCCAAAAAACCCAGCATCCATGTTTTCTGAAAGTGGTGTGTTTAACAGCTTTTGCAGTCGTACAGCGCAACACAAACCAATTTATACACACATTCCCAGATCTTGCCGTGGACAATCGGCTTTTGCAAAGGCACTTTTGCTGAGTCACAACTGCATAAGAAATGGCTATTTCATGCCAGCACATCGTCCTGCCCCTCCTCTGCATAGTATTCACATGGTGTCAGgtgagatgaaaaaaaaaaaaaaaaaactctttggtTTCAGGAATCTGTCATTGATCTggacaaagaaacaaagacatcCTCTGTTGAGAAGGAAATGAGCATGGAAAATGTCAATTTTCCTTGCCCAAATTATGTTCTATCCTACTGTTATAATGTTTGGGCATATAAGATCGGGTGTCGGAAACAGCCTTTTTTGCTTTGTGTattgtaatttataaaatattatcaatattataaATGCTGAAACTTATGTTAAACGTCTTTTTAataagactatatatatatatatatatatgcacatgttagggttagggttctCTGGAGACATAATGTTCAGACAAGCCTGCCtgatcaattaccaaagaagaatgtcaaaaattatttagcaaaataaggTTTTCTTATCAatgtgataaaatgttgtgttgcaaaattactaaataaaattaataatttacttattttacagaaaatattgccatatatttgttgtttttattaagtacatgtctaatacatttaaattttgccatcttttcatgaattatattagtgataattaagaaaatatatattttttatatttattcagagtgggtgtactcatttatgctgtgtactgtatatatatatatatatatatatatatacggcTGCTGTGATAGTTTTTATTTGGAGgcacaaaatgttaaaaaatgtcaaagaaatcgcaaatgaaaagtttttgaatattcctttaatttttaaagaaattatctCTGCAATGACTTTAAAGCAGTTGGAGTTTTTCATGTAGTTCATCACAATAACTATTAAATGTTACTGGAAAATGATGCAGTACTTGTTTTCTTCATGTTGATCAATTTATCTGTTACATCATCATTTAAACcctaacaaatgtattttttgagaCCTTTTTGCTCAAAATGTGAACTCATGTCATTGTGAAGTGGTTCTTTCTAAGATATTTTAACGAATGTTGCTATTGTTTTTGTAGGGAGTACATGTGTTGCTTTGGTTGCCTTGTGTTcttcctttctctctctttcacaggACTGGATCCGATCCAGGTGATCTCCAACTGTGATTGGTGTGAGTGGAACCAAAGAGCAGAAAAGAGTTTGCAGTGCCTGAAAGGGGGAGCTCTGCCCATCTTGTGGCTTCCCGTTGACCGTCTCTGTCGGGCTGAGAGTGTTTGCTTCTGCATTGTTGTTATGCTGCTGGCTTGGCTGCCCATTGTGTGTGGTGTTAGGGGTCCTTTTgtgcttttttacattttttacttccTTATGTGTATTGTTGCTGCATAAGCATGAAAAAGATCTGCATATCAGTCTCCATATCACTGCTGTTTCTGAACATACACATCACAGTATCCcccaattaaaaataaataaaaaaataaaaagagtgaGGTCTGGTTGAGGTGCATTAGTAATGTGTCGTCACCATGTTCACGAGGCCCTTTTTCAGAGATCTGATATACTGATACATGCAGCTGTTTactttcacagacataaccgaatCTGTGTATGTGAACTTGTGtgtatctgaaggatcatactGCAAGGTCACATGAGCCTGAGTGCGACACAGATGataatcaaaaaaagaaaaaaagaagaaaaaaaaaggatgtttgGCTCCAGCCTCCTCTGGACAGAGGATTGGGGAGCAGATGACATTCGCATTTAATGACACAATCTAACACAGCAAAGTTTTGCTTCCACCCAAAAAGGGGGCATTTCCAATgtggaaaaataaatttgaGCTGAGACTTACTGCATATTgtaaaaatgggaaaaatagAACCGCTTTAATTGTTCTGACCTTGCTGTTATTCTAAGAGTGTGTACAATTCACTTGTTAAACCTGATGCCAAGCGTCACCTCTTCTGTGACTTTCGGGTCCAAATGAGATGACGTGAAAAACCAACAAACGGTACTAattatacactcacaatgtgatataatactaccaaaaaattataatcgttccctttaactccataccgaaatcccagatagccatacaatgaaaacataaatataaataaataaatataaaaattatttgtgtttggggCGCTGTGAGCACGGAGACTGTAGTGTACATTGTAAATTTGAAGACGTTTAGCTTAAATgcttaatatgaataaacagtgctcataaacgGCTGCTGTGATAGTATTCTCAAGTGAAATGAGTTGGGGTTTGGACCCAGAAACAGCGTTCGTTGCTACGTTCAATGGACACATTACATCATCACTTAACAAGCCCATAGTGTTCTGTTGTTGCTAGCTTGATTTTGCAAActctttgctttttgtttattgttctaAATTTGTTTTTCCACCCGTAGATACATCATGTAGTTTGCTAACTCTCAACACCTATGCTCTAAACAGCAAGGCAGCAGTAGAGGAGCTACTTAAAGGGAAACCCGGGTagtaagacttgtatggctcaatataacataaatgatgtctcttactaaaatacagttgaagtcaaaagtttacatataccttgcagaatatgcagaaaaatgtacacagcttcattctgttcaaaagtttaatgcattaattaatgttttttccttctggagcatcagtgagcatttgaacctgtAATATTCAGTTCAAGTCAAGTTTATTTggatagcgcttttcacgatacaaatcattgcaaagcagttttacagtaaattaaagtttctacaatatatttagtagtgacttactagtggtgactatgtcaagttggtGTACATGTGGCAGAGATATATGGTATAAATCAATCATtaatgtaatcaaacagacaatgaACACTACTAACAGTAATGAATTATATGTTGCAATCAAACTTATAGCAAATTTCAGTAgcgctgtatgttgtttcagggttggcatcatctgagcTCCTTTGAGGGTTTGACATCATCTCTTCtcaagtgttctggatccagagtAAGGCTTGtgtaattcctagttaccacgggatgtcaatcagaaacagagaaacaaatagGGACATCATTAACGTAGCTGCTGTTCCAACCAAGCTAAAGAATAATAATGAGCAtgtgatcagatataactgcagtacAAGATTATGAGATGCACTATTTGAATGcgtggctaaaaagatgtgtctttaatctagatttaaacagagagagtgtgtctgatctcCAAACGTTATCAGGAAAGttattccagagtttgggagccaaatgcaaaaaagctctacctccttcagtggactttgctatcctacaaactaccaaaagtccagagttttgcgaccttagggagcgtgatggattgtagcgtggtagaagactagttaggtatgcaggagctaaaccgttaagtgccttataggtaagaagcactattttatagctgatgtggaacctaataggtaaccagtgcagagactgtaaaattgtaaaatatgatcatattttcttgacctggtaaggactctagcagc
Encoded here:
- the LOC127165729 gene encoding ADP/ATP translocase 1-like isoform X2 encodes the protein MSETTISFAKDFLAGGIAAAISETAVAPIERAKLLLQVQHASKQIKVDKQYKGIIDCVVRIPKEQGFLSFWRGNLTNVIRYFLTQALNFAFKDKYKKIFLDGVDKRTQFWRYFAGNLASGGAAGATSLCVVYPLDFARTRLAADVGKGVAEREFTGLGNCLVKIFRSDGLRGLYQGFNVSVQGIIIYRAAYFGIYDTAKGMLPDPKNTHMVSWMIAQTVTVVAGFISYPFDTVRRRMMMQSGCKRDVN
- the LOC127165729 gene encoding ADP/ATP translocase 3-like isoform X1 — encoded protein: MSETTISFAKDFLAGGIAAAISETAVAPIERAKLLLQVQHASKQIKVDKQYKGIIDCVVRIPKEQGFLSFWRGNLTNVIRYFLTQALNFAFKDKYKKIFLDGVDKRTQFWRYFAGNLASGGAAGATSLCVVYPLDFARTRLAADVGKGVAEREFTGLGNCLVKIFRSDGLRGLYQGFNVSVQGIIIYRAAYFGIYDTAKGMLPDPKNTHMVSWMIAQTVTVVAGFISYPFDTVRRRMMMQSGCKRGDIMYSGTVDCWRKITRDEGGKAFFKGAWSNVLRSMGGAFVLVLYDEFQKIT
- the si:dkey-251i10.2 gene encoding putative defense protein 3, which translates into the protein MDAGFFGIVILQVFTSVLSYPNGAPTSACVDMMPRHAGIKPQPNPAPYTIHPNSTTFQTGTPIKVVIKGPDYRGVLLEARSGSDSKAIGTWQMPPSDTKFLACSGNQQGAITHANTNIKNNSTVYTWIPPATAKNIVFMATVAQQRTVFWVHVMSSTLTSGNGGETSLEVHNSADRIVTPDLILLVVLLANVQYLLA